A DNA window from Coffea arabica cultivar ET-39 chromosome 6c, Coffea Arabica ET-39 HiFi, whole genome shotgun sequence contains the following coding sequences:
- the LOC113692512 gene encoding uncharacterized protein has protein sequence MNFQHKGDGDSLQYGFQGVNSSSPPIPKVPIPMDFPWEGESDLNIRGGMIQYLIAAPSEQQVKMPWCFHLVGDHGREARREDDGRVDQETQESKKKNGGGHTKLCSRGHWRPYEDAKLKELVCQYGPQNWNLIAEKLEGRSGKSCRLRWFNQLDPRINKMAFSEEEEERLLAAHSMYGNKWAMIARLFPGRTDNAVKNHWHVIIARKQREENSVYRRRKPSSFQAYHKGFTVNTLQNSACNGSGVSTNNREESASTCTDLSLTPSSNRVSPGYFTSSVSAEKYHSFGPDLNQAASSGDERKVMKTRSAVQYCQLNNNEPIAKATVTINPSAQSDSSSELSASESVANNASTRLLLLNDKIENGSESYKLPFIDFLGVGARK, from the exons ATGAATTTTCAACACAAAGGAGATGGTGACAGCTTGCAGTATGGCTTTCAAGGAGTGAACTCCTCATCTCCTCCAATCCCAAAAGTTCCCATTCCTATGGATTTTCCCTGGGAAGGAGAGAGTGATTTGAACATCAGAGGGGGAATGATTCAGTACTTGATTGCTGCTCCATCAGAACAGCAAGTGAAAATGCCTTGGTGTTTTCATCTAGTGGGAGATCATGGTAGGGAAGCACGGAGGGAAGATGATGGCAGAGTtgatcaagaaactcaagaaagtAAGAAAAAGAATGGTGGAGGACATACAAAACTTTGTTCCAGAGGTCATTGGAGACCTTATGAAGATGCTAAGCTGAAAGAACTAGTTTGTCAATACGGACCCCAGAACTGGAATCTGATTGCTGAGAAACTTGAAGGAAGATCAG GAAAGAGCTGCAGATTGAGATGGTTCAACCAACTGGATCCAAGAATTAACAAGATGGCTTTcagtgaagaagaagaggaaaggcTCTTGGCAGCTCACAGCATGTACGGTAACAAATGGGCTATGATTGCAAGGCTTTTTCCCGGAAGAACTGATAATGCGGTCAAGAATCACTGGCATGTCATCATCGCCAGAAAACAGAGAGAGGAAAATAGTGTATACAGGAGGAGAAAGCCCTCTAGTTTTCAAGCATACCATAAGGGATTTACAGTAAATACTCTGCAGAATAGTGCATGCAATGGTTCAGGTGTTTCCACCAATAATAGGGAGGAATCTGCCTCTACTTGCACTGATCTCTCTCTAACTCCATCTTCAAACAGAGTCTCCCCTGGCTATTTCACTAGCTCTGTTTCTGCGGAAAAATACCATTCTTTCGGTCCTGATTTGAATCAAGCGG CATCATCAGGAGATGAAAGAAAAGTGATGAAAACGAGAAGTGCTGTTCAATATTGTCAGTTAAACAACAATGAGCCAATTGCAAAGGCAACAGTTACCATAAATCCATCTGCTCAGTCAGATTCAAGCTCAGAACTTTCTGCATCAGAGTCAGTAGCGAATAACGCCAGCACCAGACTCCTCCTCTTGAATGACAAAATTGAGAATGGAAGTGAGAGCTACAAATTGCCATTTATTGATTTTCTTGGAGTTGGAGCCAGAAAATGA